The nucleotide window TGCGATGAGGATAATCAATTCAAAAATTCAACAACATTAcataatatctttaaaatattaaaaacatcattgtttgtagagattaaaaaaataattttagaataattaaaaaacaatacatttttaataaaagatactatttcaataaattcaatataaaatttgatttttacaataaatatattgtaaaattattaattagaaaaaggaaaacatcAAGTAcactcaaattaaaattattatatattcaaatttctttttgaatttatacatttcataGGTATTGCATGATTATTATTACTTAAAGAAATAATGCAACATACTAAAGTTTAAtaggttaaatatttttaaagacaacatatgttcaattaaaaattttattaatcacCATTCTTGAacttaatgtaattatatttaatatactattaaatattttaacaattaataattatatttatcttcatatatgttataaaaaagttaaatataaattctaaaaatataatataaacaaaCCCGTGCACACACGGACTAATGTAAGTACAAGGTAGAAAAGGAACAACAAGTACAAACAAAATACTCAACGAACATTATAAATACAACAAAGTAACGATTCATTGATCCTCAAATAATGAAGTTGTTCAATGAACAgtctaaattatataaataaaaaaaatctaaagcgAAAATTACTGAATGAAATTCAAAAGTGGATTATCGGACAAACAACTCTTGATCAGTAATATAGTTTTACAATCTCAATGCAGATACGCACTAACAATAAAATCCCTTCTCACCagacactttaaaaaaataaattaattttaaaagggaAATGAATCAAACTTGATCAACTTATAGAGCCCAACTTATAGAGAAATTAAATGAGTTAAGGTGCTTAAGTTCATTATAACTTTTCAGAGAAGTTTAataaactttaatttcttgatttATTTCGTTTCCTTTCTTCTACACTTTAATAAACTTTAGTTTCCAAAACAAGACATACGCCAAAAATTCAAATCTCTTctcccttcctttttctttaattttaccaCCAGTTATGATCGCccgtctttaaaaaaaaaattgtaatgtaGGTTAACATATTTAACAATAAACTAACACACCCCAGTGCTAGAAGGCTCCTTGCTATGCAAACGTATAGAGAAGGATCATTATACGCAGTCTTTTGGTTACATATGCAAAGAGAATGCTTCCGGATTCGAAACAATGACCAATTAACCAAGTTACCAAGGTGTAATACAAGTATACAGACGGTTTGGTTAAGTCATACTAATaacaataaagaagaaaaatagtacAACACACTTCTCCCATGGACCACAGTATTTCATTACCActctttattgtaatatttgaCCGGAACTAAATAAGCAGCTTTGAGAAGTCTGAATTTGCAATGCACGTACAAGGGGAAAGAAATCACGAGCAGGCCAcaatatttacaaattaaatgAATTCCTCGAAACAGAGTTACTATGCAATGTATTTCATGAGGATTTATAAAAATCGGGTAATGTCCAGAATTAAGACATTGCAACAAATGTGTTAAAATGCAGATCCACTTCCCCTTCCCTTCCCAAGCATAACATCTTTCGCTTCATTTATTTTGGAAGCAAGATAATGACTTCCACCCGCATCAGGATGGTTTGCAACCATAACCTTTCTATGTGCTTCCTTCACCTTGTCTGCAGTTGCATTTTCCCTGATGAATCATGGAACAATATAAATTCAGAAAAGCTTGATGACAAAGACAAGATCAACATTCCAGTCTTGGAGAAGCTAAAGCACACAACCTAGTAATAAATTTATGGGATGAGGACAACAGCATGTTTACTTTTGCCCACAGAAAAGGAGGGGATCAATATTAAGAGTCATTGAATGCTACAAAgttcaatttatataatttaagtaGAAAAAGATAACTTAGATGATCTTGCTGAATTTTCTTGCAGAGATAGAATATCTTTTATGAGTGTTCAAAGTAGCGACAATCCTATATAGTTGGAGGATGCATATGCTATTAGGATTTACATGTGAACTCTCTGGTCACTGTTCTGTGGTTTTTGCAAACAAAATTCTGTTTCCCAATATCAACCCATATGGACTACTGCTCATGTAGACACACTCAAGTTGTCTTATCCCCAAGAAGGAAGACCCAAAATTCTTTGGTTTACGCTAGATGCATGGGGATTCATCACCTAGGAAGAATATATTCTGCATATCTCTGCAGAATAATGACTTTCTGGGTGCTCATGGTTACTAGTAATTAATCTTTGGTTTTCTTCATCACTGTTTTGAAACCATTAAACGTGTTGAACCAATGTAACTTCTTCTATACATAGAACCATATAATGATTGCAACATTCAAACATACCAATTCCATAAAATATGAAGATCCAAAATTCATTATGTTTTTTCcatcaagaataatcaaacatcagAACTACCACTTCTGGTCTTGAATAACTGTcattttagggttagtggacAGGTTAAGGAAGTAAATAACATTGATGatagtaaaaaacaaaattaagttgACAAAATTGatcttttgttaaaattataacctcatttatattttcactccatcaattttttattgttctgcATTAACACTCTCTTTCCTATTTATTAGTACTTGCTATTAATCGTCTCCACTCCTTCATTAGGGAAAGTAAATGAATTTATAATGGATATAAGATTCTATTAGTAGAGATCTTAGGAAACTGAAATTATACTTACATATTTAATATGAAAAGCTAGGGTGAGGGTAGAAGtggaaaaattaattactaCCACCATGATATTATCAAGTGACAGATAATTTGGAACAAGCCTAAACCTCTAAAAGACAGCTATTTAGGACTGGAGTGAGAAACTTCTTTCAAgttcattaaaataattcacTTCACTAGCACTCTCTCCAGAATcacaaatataatttgataaattattttagttcaaAACACTTATGAGAAATCAAATATCAATGTTACCTGACGCCTAATATTAGTGCTGCTTCTCTCCTTGTCATTGTAGATTGGAAACCACCCTCGTAGAACTTGCGCAATCTGGGTTTTGGGGGCCGTGACTTGAATGCTTGCCAAGCTTGGATCCCATACCTGCTAGCAAGTGCTGCAGCAGCTACAGCAAGGCCAGCAAGAAATGGTGTCGCCTGATGTACATAGCAGTTTGTTAACACAGACAAATTTGAAACTAAAGACAACTAAATGAGGAATGAAATTGTAATTAACATTCTTCGTACTAATTATGATGTTTAGTTCAACACATTCCAACTGCAACTCGACAAGTTTATCAAGAGTCCAGCACTAATACCATTGAATAAATGAAACCTTTTCCACATTTTATTGAAGGCTATAACAAGTAAGTCTGAAAATAGAAATAGCCTGCTTTTGTGaaccataataaataaatgaagcaTAAGCTGCAACTATGTACTATTcttccaaaattaattttattacaagAGAAGGGAAGGGGGAGACACTATTATTGCTCACATCATTACATACACAACCATATATGCTTACTTGCTCAATTCTTTTATGCTACAACCTCAACCATATTTAACATCAAtacccaacaaaaaaaatgctgACAATTGGCAAAGGGTAAATGAGAAAATAATTCCACTTAGGCACAAACATGCATAACACGACAGGTCATACAGGTATTAATTGTTTTCGGATACATACAAAGGTAAGTGTTTTCTCTCCCCCATTGGTTTTATCATTGACCTCTATATAACAAATATTTCATAAGTTCATTATTTActtttgttgtgtgtgtgtaattAAGAGGTATCTGGGTCAGCCTCCCAATGTGGAACCTCTTCAATCCCAAGCTGGGATCAAAACCCAAACCTTGGTTAAGGGCCCAAGTGTCAAACCACTTGTActgacaactttttattttacattaatttttcatCGTTACATTGGAGACACCTCGTGGAGGTGGTATAGTGAATGATCAAACTTCCAACATCAACATATATCACTTAAATCACTTAAATCGTAAAGACTTGAGCATTGCTAAGATCAAAAGCTCGTTGGAAAAACACTTTACAAAACCAATTAATTATTGAGACAACATGATACTTAGAACCAAAATTTACAGGGCATAGAGGAATTTGTAtactatcatttcaatttcaatgaaaacCCTTTATAgccatatttttcttaattgtatCTTCCAAAACAAACATTTACATCATACAAAATTACCACCTTTAATGTCAGAGCGAAAAAACAGATAATCATGAGGTTAAtatgattattataataaattgttGCGAAATTATATGGGTCAATTCATTAACGGGGAAAAATGTTGCAAGAAACATGTTCAACAGAAAGAGGATCTGCTCACCATTCCTAGGAAAGTCGGAGGATTGAAGAGAATCGTTGGAGCTTTTCATTCACAAGTATTGAATGCCACTAACTCTGCTACGCGAAGGAGAGAGAGGCTATGGAAGTAGTTTTTCGGTTCGATGACGTGTCGGTTGGCTTCGAAGTTTGGAATAAATTTGCGACAGACGGTTTTGGAGTTCGCCACAACAATGTTCAATCTATATATCTTTTGGGTAAAAAACGTcgtttttaaaatgtatatcgTTGTCAAGTtaatttgtgaaaataaaaaatcaaaataaaaattcttaaaagtttctgttgattaatttaataaaaaaaacttgtaaatttttaaagaaaaattgtgtgatttaagaaataatattaacatatgttataattcagaattctaagatggattttaaaaaagttatcttaaaaacattgtttttaaatttttttaaaatgatgatgattttatgacagttttttcaaaaatcattttggaaaataaattttataaaatatttttttagagaatcattttagaatatttttaaaaaaaaaagttaaaaaatttgaaaattctaagatgattatcccaaatttctaagacgatttttctaggaatcgtcttagaatgcatattataataaaaaaaaattaaaaaaaattaatttaatgaaaaaatttaatatcttaGATGtcattttagttataattaaGATGGTTAAAGTGTATTTACACCACAAAATTATTGAAAGACAAgactattaaaattatatttaagggaTATATCAACAAAAGAATCCACAAAAACTACAACTAGAAAACTACCAACACCCATAACTAACTATCAAAATTACGTAAAATATAGCTAACAtgcaaaaaaaacaaagttgatattataataataatagactTTTTGTTTATGGTATAATTTAAGTGAacatttgtttgtaattaaatcatatttaatcactattagaaaatacactttcaacattggttatttagaacattctacattggttctaaaatcgatgttgaaaatgtcgatgttgaatgtatgaatgttaacattggttttggagaactgatgttaacatgtaTATGACAACATCAGTTctctaaatacccgatgttaaacacaatgaacaacagcaaaaaaaaatgtacgcatgatgaacgctgacatcggttttccagtaaaaccgatgttaatatgatattttaacatcggttttttagaaaaatcgatgttaatgcaatacattaacatcggttttactggaaaaccgatgttaatatattccattaacatcggttttggtagaaaaccgatgtcaacgttgacaATGCATATACTTAATTGATGTAGTTcattgtgtataacatcggttatgtgtacataaccgatgttaatattcaaatgtttgtggaagcaaagcttcatgatgaatcaacaatgattcaaaggtgttttgatgataacaatgatgataacaaaagatgatgacaaaggtaatgaacaaaaagctcaaaagatcaaagaacaactcaagtgaatcaaagaacaactcaagtgaatcaaagaacatctcaagtgaatcaagaacaagtcaagagttcaagaatcaagaagaattcaagactcaagaagaaagtctataataaagaatcaagattcaagattcaagatctcaagaatcaagatcaagatccaagactcaagattcaagaatgaagaaaagactcaatcaagataagtattaaaaagttttttcaaaactttgaatagcacatggttttttgacaaaacctttaccaaagagtttttactctctggtaatcgattaccatattgttgtaatcgattaccagtagcaaaatgagtttgaaaaagttttcaaactgaatttacaacgttccaattattttcaaaaggctgtaatcgattacaatgttttggtaatcgattatcagtgcccttgaacgttgaaattcaaatttaaatgtgaagagtcacatcctttcactcaaaagctttgtgtaatcgattacacttatttggtaatcgattaccagtgactgtttctgaaaaatcaaaagatgtaactcttcaaaaaggttttgactttttcaaatgggttttaagtttttctaaaaatttataactcttctgaatggcctttttaaccagacatgaagagtctataaaagcaaggctttgttttgcattcttaatcaatctttctaacaacaatcttgaatacttttccaatcaatctcatacaatcctttacaagccttgaatctctttgaacttcttcttcttctttgtaccaaaagctttctgaagttttctggttttctaaaccttgaaaacttgtgctattcatcttttcattctcttctccctttgccaaaaagaattccccaaggactaaccgcctgaattcttttt belongs to Glycine soja cultivar W05 chromosome 5, ASM419377v2, whole genome shotgun sequence and includes:
- the LOC114412384 gene encoding mitochondrial import inner membrane translocase subunit TIM14-1, which codes for MATPFLAGLAVAAAALASRYGIQAWQAFKSRPPKPRLRKFYEGGFQSTMTRREAALILGVRENATADKVKEAHRKVMVANHPDAGGSHYLASKINEAKDVMLGKGRGSGSAF